The following are encoded in a window of Vicinamibacteria bacterium genomic DNA:
- a CDS encoding MFS transporter codes for MRSILRVYREAFSGLTSDLWLLALVTLVNRSGTMVLPFISLYLTTERGLAADEAGRLIALYGVGAAIGGYSGGWLSDRIGHIRTQQTSLALGGMCFLVLSALERRDALAAAIFVTGAIVESFRPAVMASFAERADPSILAKAFAFLRLAANLGMGIGPAIGGFLALYNYRWLFYADAGTCWIGAVLLLRLTNTKGSQTRESHESGGVSPLRDLPYLALLGLVILMAAVLFQIFSTFPLYLNEHAGFREDAIGYLLSFNALLIVLFEMILIHAVSDRDGMQLVGAGAFLLCTGFGLMPFGATLGWLALTVAVWTLGEMLALPMLNVVVAQRAAAGYRGQYMGLYTTAFSLAFILAPFGGTLVYEQFGPDKLWYGVGVLGVALWPLSVALGRHLRQPLKS; via the coding sequence GTGCGCTCAATCCTTCGCGTATATCGAGAGGCGTTCTCCGGACTCACGTCAGACCTCTGGCTCCTCGCGCTGGTGACGCTCGTCAACCGGAGCGGAACCATGGTGCTCCCCTTCATTTCGCTCTACCTGACGACCGAACGGGGCCTGGCGGCCGACGAGGCGGGACGCCTGATCGCCCTGTACGGTGTCGGCGCCGCGATCGGCGGCTACTCGGGGGGCTGGCTCAGCGATCGGATCGGTCACATCCGCACGCAGCAAACGAGCCTCGCGCTCGGCGGCATGTGCTTCTTGGTGCTGAGCGCGCTCGAGCGACGCGATGCCCTCGCCGCCGCCATTTTCGTCACCGGCGCAATCGTGGAGTCTTTCCGACCTGCGGTGATGGCTTCCTTCGCCGAACGAGCCGACCCCTCGATCCTGGCGAAGGCGTTCGCTTTTCTGAGACTGGCCGCCAATCTCGGTATGGGAATCGGTCCCGCGATCGGCGGTTTTCTCGCCCTCTACAACTATCGTTGGCTCTTCTACGCCGACGCCGGGACGTGCTGGATCGGAGCGGTCTTGCTCCTTCGGCTCACGAACACGAAAGGCTCGCAGACGCGCGAAAGCCACGAGTCGGGTGGTGTGTCGCCCCTGCGCGATCTCCCCTATCTGGCGCTCCTCGGGCTCGTGATTCTCATGGCGGCGGTTCTCTTTCAGATCTTCAGCACGTTTCCGCTTTACCTGAACGAGCACGCGGGATTTCGTGAGGACGCGATCGGCTATCTCTTGTCCTTCAACGCGCTTCTCATCGTTTTGTTCGAGATGATTCTGATCCACGCGGTGAGCGACCGAGACGGGATGCAGCTCGTCGGAGCCGGTGCATTCCTTTTGTGCACCGGGTTCGGCCTCATGCCGTTCGGCGCGACACTCGGATGGCTCGCCCTCACCGTCGCCGTCTGGACGCTCGGTGAAATGCTCGCCCTACCCATGCTCAACGTAGTGGTGGCCCAACGTGCGGCAGCGGGGTATCGAGGTCAGTACATGGGCCTCTATACGACCGCCTTCTCCCTGGCCTTCATCCTCGCCCCATTCGGCGGAACTCTCGTCTACGAGCAATTCGGCCCCGATAAGCTCTGGTACGGCGTGGGGGTCCTCGGCGTCGCGCTGTGGCCGCTCTCGGTCGCTCTCGGCCGCCATCTTCGGCAGCCGTTGAAGTCCTAA